A genomic region of Dermacentor andersoni chromosome 9, qqDerAnde1_hic_scaffold, whole genome shotgun sequence contains the following coding sequences:
- the LOC126528590 gene encoding uncharacterized protein — translation METPVVTWVLLLGAFCGQSEATLLAILAGIKSALQNVHRGDTEGVISTHRFMDDGFPGPTEMRRFQTSFRGDSDSDIGVQILRQEAPLIHEIEVRMNQGLEAERNLTTVREEIRRELVEAESSGRVGDAQRAQMENRIWQLDKRLSQLRQKNLEVERRFRYVIGGIRSGAIRSPRRARSMLGGIVQFYTNVVMSYVNTSVSLAVGIVRFWTGLFGKLAGGSSARLFGMPHVEVRPNLDAGF, via the exons ATGGAGACGCCGGTGGTCACGTGGGTGCTACTGCTCGGCGCGTTCTGTGGCCAGAGCGAAGCGACGCTGCTGGCCATCTTGGCTGGAATTAAAAGCGCGCTACAGAACGTGCACCGAG GGGACACTGAAGGCGTCATAAGCACACACCGCTTTATGGACGATGGCTTTCCGGGACCAACGGAGATGCGGCGTTTTCAGACAAGCTTCAGGGGCGACAGTGACAGCGACATCGGTGTGCAG ATCCTGCGCCAGGAGGCGCCACTGATCCATGAGATCGAGGTGCGGATGAACCAAGGGCTCGAAGCCGAGCGCAACCTGACCACCGTCCGCGAAGAGATCCGCCGGGAGCTGGTGGAAGCCGAAAGCTCTGGAAGAGTGGGGGACGCCCAACGCGCCCAAATGGAAAACAGAATCTGGCAGCTGGACAAGCGCCTTAGTCAGCTGCGGCAAAA GAACCTCGAAGTGGAGAGGAGGTTTCGCTACGTCATCGGCGGCATCAGGTCGGGAGCGATACGGAGCCCGCGGAGGGCGCGTAGCATGCTGGGCGGCATTGTGCAATTCTACACCAACGTGGTGATGAGCTACGTCAACACCTCCGTGTCGCTGGCCGTGGGAATCGTCAGGTTCTGGACGGGCCTCTTCGGGAAGTTGGC